One window of the Populus trichocarpa isolate Nisqually-1 chromosome 9, P.trichocarpa_v4.1, whole genome shotgun sequence genome contains the following:
- the LOC7474892 gene encoding amino acid transporter AVT3B: MGFGRKKASSSAKTFPPREDTPLIAKSTPLSSQSKTFANVFIAIVGAGVLGLPYAFKRTGWLMSLIMLFSVAGLTHYCMMLLVNTRGKLQSFSGGFSKITSFGDVGFTVCGSIGRFVVDVMIVLSQAGFCIGYLIFIANTLANLFNSPSPNGLASQILALSMSAKSWYMWGCFPFQLGLNSIATLTHLAPLSIFADVVDLAAMGVVIVKDVFIMMENRAEVRAFGGLSVFFYGMGVAVYAFEGIGMVLPIESEMREREKFGRILGLSMGLISVIYGAFGVLGYFAFGNDTQDIITANLGPGLISLLVQLGLCINLFFTFPLMMNPVYEILERRFWGGRYCLWLRWVSVLLVTLVALMVPNFADFMSLVGSSVCCGLGFVLPALFHLLVFKEEMSWKGWSIDVGIVALGLVLAVSGTWYALMEIFAVKV, translated from the coding sequence ATGGGATTTGGGAGGAAAAAAGCATCCTCATCAGCAAAAACTTTTCCACCGAGAGAAGACACACCTCTCATAGCCAAGTCCACGCCTTTATCATCTCAATCGAAGACTTTTGCAAATGTCTTCATTGCTATTGTCGGTGCTGGTGTTCTTGGTCTCCCTTATGCTTTCAAACGCACAGGTTGGCTAATGAGTCTTATTATGCTTTTCTCTGTTGCTGGCTTAACTCATTATTGTATGATGTTGTTAGTCAATACTCGTGGAAAGCTTCAATCTTTTTCTGGTGGATTCTCAAAGATTACCTCTTTTGGTGATGTGGGTTTCACTGTTTGTGGTTCTATTGGGAGGTTTGTTGTTGATGTTATGATTGTCTTGTCACAAGCTGGATTTTGTATTGGTTATTTGATATTCATTGCTAATACTTTGGCTAATCTATTCAATTCGCCATCACCTAATGGCCTGGCTTCTCAAATTCTGGCCCTTTCAATGTCAGCTAAGAGTTGGTATATGTGGGgttgttttccttttcagtTGGGGTTGAATTCTATTGCAACGTTGACCCATTTGGCTCCTCTGAGTATTTTTGCCGATGTTGTTGATCTTGCTGCCATGGGAGTGGTGATTGTTAAGGATGTTTTTATAATGATGGAAAATAGGGCTGAAGTTAGAGCATTTGGAGGTTTGTCTGTGTTTTTCTATGGGATGGGTGTGGCTGTTTATGCGTTTGAAGGGATTGGCATGGTTTTGCCAATAGAATCTGAAatgagagagagggaaaagTTTGGGAGAATCCTAGGGCTGAGCATGGGGCTTATTTCAGTGATATATGGAGCTTTTGGCGTGCTGGGTTACTTTGCTTTTGGAAATGATACTCAGGATATTATCACTGCTAATTTAGGGCCTGGACTCATTAGCCTCTTGGTTCAATTGGGTCTTTGTATTAACCTGTTCTTTACATTTCCTTTGATGATGAACCCTGTTTATGAGATACTGGAGAGAAGGTTTTGGGGTGGAAGGTATTGTTTGTGGCTTAGATGGGTATCCGTTTTGTTGGTTACTTTGGTGGCTCTAATGGTGCCGAACTTTGCCGATTTCATGTCCTTGGTGGGGAGTAGTGTATGCTGTGGGCTGGGATTTGTTTTGCCAGCTTTGTTTCACCTGCTCGTGTTCAAGGAGGAGATGAGCTGGAAAGGGTGGAGTATTGATGTAGGGATTGTGGCCTTAGGCCTTGTTCTTGCTGTTTCTGGGACATGGTATGCTCTCATGGAGATCTTTGCTGTCAAGGTATAG
- the LOC7474891 gene encoding alpha-1,3-mannosyl-glycoprotein 2-beta-N-acetylglucosaminyltransferase, protein MRRVGCDYRCLLIPAALAFFYIQMRLFVTQSKYEDRLAAAIESENHCTSQSRLLIDQISIQQGTIVSLQEQNKRQSEECRQLKALLEDLERKGLKKLVDKVPVAAVVIMACNRADYLERTIESVLKYQSSVASKYPLFVSQDGTDPNVRSKAMSYDQLMYIQHLDSEPVHTERPGELIAYYKIARHYKWAMDQLFYKHNFSRVIILEDDMEIAPDFFDYFEAAAALLDKDKSIMAVSSWNDNGQKQFVHDPYELYRSDFFPGLGWMLTKSIWDELSPKWPKAYWDDWLRLKENHKGRQFIRPEVCRTYNFGEHGSSMGQFFQQYLQPIKLNDVKVDWKSRDLSYLMKDKYTKHFADIVRKAKPIQGTDAVLKASNIEGDVRIQYKDQPDFERIARQLGIFQEWKDGIPRTSFKGVVVFRYRTTRRVFLVGPDSLRQLGIKDARNI, encoded by the exons ATGAGGAGAGTGGGATGCGATTATCGATGCCTTCTGATACCAGCCGCACTCGCATTCTTCTATATCCAG ATGCGGTTATTTGTTACGCAATCAAAGTACGAGGATCGGCTTGCTGCTGCCATTGAATCAGAGAATCATTGTACAAGTCAATCACGTTTGCTTATTGATCAGATTAGTATCCAGCAAGGCACTATCGTTTCTCTTCAAG AACAAAATAAACGACAAAGCGAAGAGTGTAGGCAGCTCAAGGCGCTTCTTGAAGATCTTGAAA GAAAAGGCCTTAAAAAACTGGTTGATAAG GTACCAGTGGCAGCAGTTGTGATCATGGCATGCAATCGTGCTGATTATCTAGAACGGACAATTGAGTCTGTTTTGAA GTATCAAAGCTCCGTTGCTTCAAAGTATCCACTTTTTGTATCTCAG GATGGAACAGACCCAAATGTTAGAAGCAAGGCTATGAGTTATGATCAGCTAATGTACATTCAG CACTTGGATTCCGAACCAGTACATACAGAAAGGCCTGGGGAATTGATTGCATATTACAAGATTGCAA GGCATTACAAATGGGCAATGGATCAATTATTTTACAAGCATAATTTCAGCCGAGTAATTATACTTGAAG ATGATatggaaatcgctcctgatTTTTTTGATTACTTTGAGGCTGCAGCAGCTCTTCTTGACAAGGAtaa GTCCATTATGGCCGTTTCCTCATGGAATGACAATGGACAAAAGCAGTTTGTGCATGATCCTT ATGAACTTTATCGGTCAGATTTCTTTCCTGGACTTGGGTGGATGCTGACTAAATCAATTTGGGACGAACTATCCCCTAAATGGCCAAAAG CTTACTGGGATGATTGGTTGCGATTGAAGGAGAATCATAAAGGTCGACAGTTCATTCGTCCAGAAGTGTGCAGAACATATAACTTTGGCGAACAT GGCTCTAGTATGGGGCAGTTTTTCCAACAATATCTCCAGCCTATTAAGCTGAACGATGTAAAG GTTGATTGGAAGTCGAGGGATTTAAGCTACCTGATGAAG GACAAGTATACAAAGCATTTTGCTGACATTGTGAGAAAAGCTAAACCTATCCAAGGAACTGATGCTGTTCTTAAGGCCTCTAATATAGAGGGTGATGTACGTATCCAGTACAAGGACCAACCAGACTTTGAAAGGATTGCACGCCAGCTTGGTATTTTCCAAGAGTGGAAG GATGGAATACCAAGGACATCATTTAAAGGAGTAGTTGTTTTCAGATACCGAACAACAAGACGTGTATTCCTTGTCGGCCCAGATTCTCTTAGGCAACTTGGGATCAAGGATGCTCGAAACATATGA
- the LOC7463361 gene encoding protein NUCLEOLAR COMPLEX ASSOCIATED 4 produces MAAPPPPNPINKPRNPKKHSLKDLKTLGHQLLSSRTHINNLPLLLTYISPNFPPQHVLESLLSLHSFFSPILPDLPSSSRSSTHNKDNDEPDADVIYKTWLRSKFDEFVKSLVDVAVSPKAEDALKEVVLDTLMEFVKTGNGGRFNSAIYHRFLVNIVQSTESLDFVLELLASKYFKYIDIRYFTYINIEKFAKNLELKDISDGKTESGDKVGESDSRESLELSIYKIHYIISNIPPLEDPKQNSDYELWGGSGFSVKKGESKGPSQHLKTEDKDLKSEKHDNDVLSAGNYAKKMKLKFTKAWISFLRLPLPIDVYKEVLSNLHQAVIPHLSNPIMLCDFLTRSYDIGGVVSVMALSSLFILMTKHGLEYPNFYEKLYVLLLPSIFMAKHRAKFFQLLDSCLKSPLLPAYLAAAFAKKLSRLALVVPPSGALVIIALIHNLLRRHPSINCLVHQEDCNDTTDNNSEAEGGDNENEFGASTNIAARKAGIDHFDNEESNPLKSHALGSSLWEIDSLRHHYCPPVSRFVQSLENDLTVRAKTTEVNVEDFSSGSYATIFGEEIRRRVKQVPVAFYKAIPTSLFSETDFSGWSFKEEEESKGKKSENGILNSSGDKDGCCTKRQRVEC; encoded by the exons ATggctgctcctcctcctccaaatcCAATCAACAAGCcaagaaaccctaaaaaacacAGTCTAAAAGACCTCAAAACCCTAGGTCACCAACTTCTCTCTTCAAGAACACACATAAACAACCTCCCTCTCCTTCTCACTTACATATCCCCTAACTTTCCTCCTCAGCATGTCCTCgaatctctcctctctctccactCCTTCTTCTCTCCTATCCTCCCCGACCTACCTTCGTCCTCCCGAAGCTCCACCCACAACAAAGACAACGACGAGCCGGACGCTGACGTTATCTATAAAACCTGGCTTCGCTCTAAGTTCGATGAGTTTGTTAAATCTCTCGTTGATGTTGCTGTATCGCCGAAAGCTGAAGATGCTTTAAAG GAAGTTGTGTTGGATACACTAATGGAATTCGTCAAGACTGGAAATGGAGGGAGGTTCAATTCGGCTATTTATCACAGATTTCTTGTTAATATT GTGCAATCTACAGAATCTTTGGATTTTGTGTTAGAGTTGCTGGCATCAAAGTATTTCAAGTACATTGATATCCG TTATTTTACTTACATCAACATTGAAAAATTTGCTAAGAATTTGGAGTTGAAAGATATTTCTG ATGGAAAAACTGAGAGTGGTGACAAAGTTGGTGAGAGTGATTCAAGGGAAAG CCTGGAGCTTTCTATTTACAAGATTCattatataatatcaaatatccCTCCTCTAGAAGACCCAAAACAGAATTCTGATTATGAGCTGTGGGGTGGTTCAG GATTCTCTGTTAAAAAAGGTGAATCGAAAGGGCCTTCTCAACACCTGAAAACAGAAGACAAAGACCTTAAATCTGAGAAGCATGATAATGAC GTTTTATCTGCTGGTAATTATGccaaaaagatgaaattaaagtttacCAAGGCTTGGATTTCATTTCTTAGGCTACCACTTCCAATTGATGTGTACAAGGAG GTTCTCTCCAATCTCCATCAAGCAGTCATCCCTCACCTGTCTAATCCAATAATGTTATG TGACTTTTTGACAAGATCATATGATATTGGAGGTGTTGTCAGTGTCATGGCCCTTAGCAGTCTCTTCATCCTCATGACTAAGCATGGTTTAGAATATCCCAACTTCTACGAAAAACTGTATGTGCTCCTCTTACCTTCCATCTTTATGGCGAAACACAGGGCAAAATTCTTTCAG CTTCTTGATTCTTGTCTAAAGTCACCACTTCTCCCAGCATATCTGGCTGCTGCTTTTGCTAAGAAATTGAGTAGACTGGCACTTGTAGTCCCTCCTTCTGGAGCATTGGTTATTATTGCATTGATTCACAACCTCCTCAGGAGACATCCTTCAATCAACTGTTTGGTGCACCAG GAAGACTGTAATGATACTACAGACAACAATTCCGAAGCAGAAGGGGGAgataatgaaaatgaatttgGGGCTAGCACAAATATTGCAGCCAGAAAAGCTGGCATCGATCATTTTGACAATGAGGAAAGCAACCCCTTAAAGTCCCATGCCTTGG gAAGCTCTCTATGGGAAATTGATAGCCTTCGTCACCACTACTGCCCTCCTGTTTCAAG GTTTGTCCAGTCACTTGAGAATGACTTGACAGTCAGGGCCAAAACCACTGAAGTTAATGTTGAGGATTTTAGTTCTGGCTCATATGCGACCATATTTGGAGAGGAG ATTAGACGAAGGGTGAAACAGGTGCCAGTGGCGTTCTACAAAGCAATTCCAACCTCTTTGTTTTCGGAGACTGATTTTAGTGGATGGAGCTTtaaagaggaggaggaaagcAAGGGAAAGAAATCTGAAAACGGTATCTTAAACTCATCGGGAGACAAGGATGGATGTTGCACAAAACGACAGCGGGTAGAGTGCTAA
- the LOC7463360 gene encoding probable anion transporter 5: MRGWNIPRRYWIVILTFVCTCVCYIERVGFSIAYTIAADAAGVNQSSKGTILSTFYYGYACSQVPGGWAAQKFGGRKVLLLSFLLWSSTCFLIPLDPNRVVLLVVARLLVGVAQGFIFPSIHTVLAQWVPPHERSRSVSLTTSGMYLGAAMGMLVLPSLVKFKGPQSVFLAEAILGLSWSVLWLRFASDPPRSEHPKATAAGFGESLLPLKASQKAKMENGGTAVRTARIPWKRIFVSLPIWAIVVNNFTFHYALYVLMNWLPTYFEQGLQLSLQEMGSSKMMPYFNMFIFSNIGGVVADHLITKRILSVTRTRKLLNTVGFLVASLALIALPIFRTSSGAVFCSSVALGFLALGRAGFAVNHMDIAPRYAGIVMGVSNTAGTLAGIIGVDLTGKILEAATTTYSDLSSPESWRSVFVIPGLLCIFSTFVFLLFSTGERIFD, from the coding sequence ATGAGGGGGTGGAACATCCCTAGACGTTATTGGATTGTCATCTTGACTTTCGTTTGCACTTGTGTTTGTTATATAGAACGAGTGGGTTTCTCCATTGCGTATACTATTGCAGCGGATGCAGCTGGAGTGAACCAATCCAGTAAAGGCACTATACTTTCTACTTTCTATTATGGTTATGCTTGTTCTCAGGTCCCTGGAGGCTGGGCTGCTCAGAAATTTGGGGGAAGGAAGgttctccttctctcttttcttttgtggtcATCCACTTGTTTTTTGATACCGCTCGATCCTAATCGAGTTGTCCTCTTGGTGGTGGCCCGCTTGCTTGTTGGTGTTGCACAAGGGTTCATCTTTCCCTCCATCCACACTGTCCTGGCACAATGGGTTCCTCCCCATGAAAGGTCTAGATCCGTGTCGCTTACAACTTCTGGAATGTACCTAGGTGCAGCTATGGGGATGCTCGTGCTTCCGAGTCTGGTGAAATTTAAGGGCCCTCAATCTGTTTTTCTCGCTGAAGCAATATTAGGCCTTTCATGGTCTGTGCTTTGGCTTCGATTTGCAAGTGACCCTCCTCGTTCTGAGCATCCAAAGGCCACTGCTGCTGGTTTTGGGGAATCTTTACTGCCACTCAAAGCTAGTCAAAAGGCAAAAATGGAGAATGGAGGAACTGCTGTTAGAACAGCCAGAATTCCATGGAAGAGAATTTTTGTCAGCTTACCAATTTGGGCAATTGTGGTGAATAATTTTACGTTCCATTATGCTTTGTATGTGCTGATGAACTGGCTGCCAACATACTTTGAGCAGGGCCTCCAGCTGAGTCTTCAGGAAATGGGTTCTTCAAAGATGATGCCTTACTTCAACATGTTCATATTCTCAAATATAGGCGGAGTGGTTGCTGACCACTTGATCACAAAGAGAATTTTGTCTGTGACGAGAACCCGGAAGCTCTTGAACACTGTAGGGTTTTTAGTTGCTTCTCTTGCTTTGATAGCACTTCCTATCTTTAGAACTTCCAGTGGGGCTGTCTTCTGCTCTTCTGTGGCGCTTGGCTTTTTGGCACTGGGAAGAGCTGGGTTTGCAGTGAATCATATGGATATTGCTCCAAGATATGCAGGAATAGTAATGGGGGTTTCTAACACAGCTGGCACTCTAGCTGGAATTATTGGGGTTGATCTAACTGGCAAAATTCTCGAAGCTGCTACCACCACGTACTCAGATCTTTCTAGTCCAGAAAGCTGGAGATCTGTATTTGTCATACCTGGTTTGCTCTGCATTTTTAGTACTTtcgtgtttttgttgttttcaactgGAGAGAGGATTTTTGACTGA